A section of the Halichoerus grypus chromosome 11, mHalGry1.hap1.1, whole genome shotgun sequence genome encodes:
- the LOC118539546 gene encoding interferon-induced transmembrane protein 1-like — MSHNSQHFFPGAPHGVPPTYEMLKEEHEVAVLGAPQSSAPVTTTVINIRSETAVPDHIVWSLFNTIFMNWCCLGFVAFAYSVKSRDRKMVGDMIGAQTYASTAKCLNIWALVLGLLLTITFIIFLVTGSLMISQTISEIIKHYGGY, encoded by the exons ATGAGCCACAACTCCCAGCACTTCTTCCCGGGCGCCCCCCACGGTGTCCCCCCGACCTACGAGATGCTCAAGGAGGAGCACGAGGTGGCTGTACTCGGGGCGCCCCAGAGCTCGGCTCCCGTGACGACCACTGTGATCAACATCCGTAGTGAGACAGCCGTGCCCGACCACATCGTCTGGTCCCTGTTCAACACCATCTTCATGAACTGGTGCTGCCTGGGCTTCGTGGCCTTCGCCTACTCCGTGAAG TCTAGGGACCGGAAGATGGTGGGTGACATGATTGGGGCCCAGACTTATGCCTCCACCGCCAAGTGCCTGAACATCTGGGCCCTGGTCTTGGGCCTCCTTCTGACCATCACGTTCATCATTTTTTTGGTCACTGGATCACTGATGATTTCCCAAACAATTTCGGAGATCATAAAACATTATGGAGGGTACTAG